In the Leptotrichia sp. oral taxon 212 genome, one interval contains:
- the grdB gene encoding glycine reductase complex selenoprotein B, with the protein MSKIRVVHYINQFFAGVGGEEQAHIEPELRKELPPISEQLQAKLGDEFEIVAAVVCGDSYFNENLEKAQATLLEMIKGENPQLFIAGPAFNAGRYGVAAGTITKLIQDKLHIPAVTAMYIENPGVDMYRKDVYIVEATDSAAGMRKVLPKLAKLAAKLAKGEEILSPAEDGYIAKGVRVNYFHKDRGSKRAVDMLIKKIKGEAFETEYPMPDFDRVEPAPAIKDLSKAKIALVTSGGIVPKGNPDHIESSSASKYGTYSIEGVEDLTAETYETAHGGYDPVYANEDADRVLPVDVLREFEKAGKIGKLYEKFSTTVGNGTAVASAKAFAEEIGKKLVADGVDAVILTSTUGTCTRCGATMVKGIEKYGIPVVHMCTVVPISLTVGANRIVPTIAIPHPLGNPKLDSIEEERKIRRKLVEKALNALTTEVDGQTVFE; encoded by the coding sequence ATGTCAAAGATAAGAGTAGTGCATTATATTAACCAGTTTTTTGCTGGAGTTGGAGGAGAAGAACAAGCTCACATAGAGCCTGAATTGCGTAAAGAATTACCGCCAATATCCGAACAATTACAAGCAAAACTGGGAGACGAATTTGAAATAGTAGCTGCAGTAGTATGTGGAGACAGCTATTTCAATGAAAATTTAGAAAAAGCTCAAGCGACTTTATTAGAAATGATTAAAGGAGAAAATCCTCAATTATTCATTGCAGGACCAGCATTTAACGCAGGACGTTATGGGGTTGCTGCAGGAACAATTACAAAACTTATTCAAGATAAATTACATATACCTGCTGTAACAGCAATGTATATTGAAAACCCTGGTGTAGATATGTACAGAAAAGATGTATATATTGTAGAAGCAACTGACAGTGCTGCAGGGATGAGAAAAGTTTTACCTAAATTAGCAAAATTAGCAGCAAAATTAGCAAAAGGTGAAGAAATACTTTCACCAGCTGAAGACGGATATATAGCTAAAGGAGTAAGGGTAAACTACTTCCACAAGGATAGAGGATCAAAACGTGCGGTAGATATGCTGATTAAAAAAATCAAAGGTGAAGCTTTTGAAACAGAATATCCTATGCCAGATTTTGACCGTGTTGAACCAGCTCCGGCCATTAAAGATTTGTCTAAAGCAAAAATTGCTCTAGTTACGTCCGGAGGAATCGTTCCTAAAGGAAATCCTGATCATATAGAATCATCTTCAGCTTCAAAATATGGAACATACAGTATAGAAGGTGTTGAAGACCTAACAGCAGAAACATATGAAACAGCTCATGGAGGTTATGACCCTGTATATGCAAATGAAGATGCTGATCGTGTATTACCTGTAGATGTATTAAGAGAATTTGAAAAAGCAGGAAAAATTGGAAAATTGTACGAAAAATTTTCTACTACTGTAGGAAATGGTACAGCAGTAGCAAGTGCAAAAGCGTTTGCAGAAGAAATTGGAAAAAAATTAGTGGCTGATGGGGTAGATGCAGTTATTCTTACATCTACTTGAGGAACTTGTACTCGTTGCGGTGCAACGATGGTAAAAGGAATAGAAAAATATGGTATACCTGTAGTACATATGTGTACAGTAGTACCTATATCACTAACAGTTGGAGCAAATAGAATCGTTCCAACTATAGCGATACCTCACCCATTGGGTAATCCAAAATTAGATAGTATAGAAGAAGAAAGAAAAATAAGAAGAAAATTAGTTGAAAAAGCATTAAATGCATTAACAACTGAAGTAGACGGTCAAACAGTATTTGAATAA
- the grdA gene encoding glycine/sarcosine/betaine reductase complex selenoprotein A produces the protein MSDLKNKKIIIIGDRDGIPGQAIEECVKTIEGTEIVFASTECFVUTAAGAMDLENQKRVKEAAEKYGNENVAVLLGASEAEAAGLAAETVTVGDPTFAGPLAGVELHLAVYHIVEEEVKSQVDPAVYEEQVGMMEMVLDVDAISEEMKDVRGE, from the coding sequence ATGAGTGATTTAAAAAATAAAAAAATAATCATTATCGGAGATAGAGACGGTATACCTGGTCAAGCTATCGAAGAATGTGTAAAAACTATTGAAGGAACAGAGATCGTATTTGCATCTACTGAATGCTTTGTCTGAACGGCTGCAGGTGCGATGGACTTAGAAAACCAAAAACGTGTTAAAGAAGCTGCCGAAAAATATGGTAACGAAAACGTTGCGGTTTTATTAGGTGCGTCAGAAGCCGAAGCTGCTGGTCTAGCAGCTGAAACAGTAACTGTAGGAGATCCAACTTTTGCAGGGCCGTTGGCAGGAGTAGAATTACATCTTGCAGTTTACCACATAGTAGAAGAAGAAGTAAAATCACAAGTTGATCCAGCTGTTTATGAAGAACAGGTTGGAATGATGGAAATGGTATTGGATGTAGATGCAATTTCAGAAGAAATGAAAGATGTACGTGGTGAATAA
- the grdD gene encoding glycine/sarcosine/betaine reductase complex component C subunit alpha yields the protein MSKKIISEVLLELADAIETGNFGKKVKVGVTTLGSEHGTENIIKGAQLAKNDLFDIVLIGKGHEDFESYETETEDEAHKKMEELLDSGEIVSCVTMHYNFPIGVSTVGRVITPGRGNEMFIATTTGTSATDRVEAMVRNTIYGIATAKSVGIKKPTVGIINIEGARQTEKILSELQKNGYDFEFTESQRADGGAVMRGNDLLMGTPDVMVTDSLTGNLFMKIFSSFTTGGDYEAEGYGYGPGVGENYDRRILILSRASGSPVVAKALKYAYEVATGEVNVLARDEYKKAQAAGLDKIFAELKNKKQENKPSEEIKAPEKEVVTSQIAGVDIMDLEDATKVLWKHGIYAENGMGCTGPIILVNKVNKDKAKEILKAEGLLS from the coding sequence ATGAGTAAAAAAATAATTTCTGAAGTACTGCTTGAATTAGCGGATGCTATTGAAACAGGAAATTTTGGGAAAAAAGTAAAAGTAGGGGTAACAACTTTAGGAAGTGAACATGGTACTGAAAATATTATAAAAGGTGCGCAACTGGCTAAAAATGACTTATTTGACATAGTTCTTATAGGAAAAGGTCATGAAGATTTTGAAAGTTACGAAACTGAAACTGAGGATGAAGCACATAAAAAAATGGAAGAGCTGCTTGACAGCGGTGAAATAGTTTCCTGTGTTACAATGCATTATAATTTCCCAATAGGAGTTTCAACAGTAGGTAGAGTAATAACTCCTGGAAGAGGAAATGAAATGTTTATAGCAACAACTACCGGAACATCTGCTACTGATAGAGTGGAAGCAATGGTAAGAAATACGATATATGGTATAGCTACGGCTAAATCAGTAGGAATTAAAAAACCTACAGTTGGTATAATAAATATAGAAGGAGCAAGACAGACTGAAAAGATATTGTCTGAACTTCAAAAAAATGGATATGATTTTGAATTTACAGAATCACAAAGAGCTGACGGTGGTGCAGTAATGAGAGGAAATGACCTGTTGATGGGTACACCTGATGTCATGGTAACAGATTCATTAACAGGAAATTTATTTATGAAAATATTCTCTTCATTTACTACAGGTGGAGACTATGAAGCTGAAGGATACGGATATGGTCCTGGAGTAGGAGAAAATTATGACAGAAGAATATTGATACTTTCAAGAGCATCAGGATCACCTGTTGTTGCAAAAGCGTTAAAATACGCTTATGAAGTGGCTACAGGAGAAGTTAATGTATTAGCTCGGGATGAATATAAAAAAGCACAAGCGGCAGGATTGGATAAAATCTTTGCTGAACTGAAAAATAAGAAACAGGAAAATAAGCCTTCAGAAGAAATAAAGGCTCCTGAAAAAGAAGTTGTAACATCTCAAATAGCAGGTGTAGATATCATGGATCTTGAAGATGCAACTAAAGTTCTTTGGAAACATGGTATATATGCTGAAAATGGAATGGGATGTACAGGACCTATTATTCTTGTAAATAAGGTTAATAAAGATAAAGCAAAAGAAATTTTAAAAGCAGAAGGACTGCTATCGTAA
- the grdC gene encoding glycine/sarcosine/betaine reductase complex component C subunit beta, whose amino-acid sequence MENSPFKTAPNKNMNYPVFRGAGYVLVHTPDMIENGSTCAIERETNPDSEFLKEIKNHIRSYEEVVDYLPNQVYIGRKTPEELNTFPMPWYEIKDQKGDRHGKFGQIVPQDEFIAMLKIVDAFDLVHLSEEFISAVRPKIEANFKELEPFFGQLKGDDISEIDPKDYTLTHEGKVVGYVKRAHDVDPNLNSHVMAENLVVKASGVISAIEMLKDSKIDPTEIDYVIECSEEACGDINQRGGGNFAKSIAEIAGLVNATGSDLRGFCAAPTHALISAASYVKAGIYKNVMVVAGGATAKLGMNAKDHIKKGIPVLEDVLGGFAVLVSENDGVNPIIRTDLVGKHNVGTGSSPQAVISALVTPGLEKANLKITDIDVFSVEMQNPDITKAAGAGNVPEANYKMIGALAVMRGDIEKKDLKSFIDTKGLPGWAPTQGHIPSGVPYVGFLRDDLTTGNKNRAMIVGKGSLFLGRMTNLFDGVSFIAERNTGEKSEEGAVSKEEIRKIIAESIKKLAQNIADTEE is encoded by the coding sequence TTGGAAAACAGTCCTTTTAAGACGGCTCCAAATAAAAATATGAATTATCCAGTATTTAGAGGAGCAGGTTATGTTCTTGTCCATACACCTGACATGATTGAAAATGGATCAACATGTGCAATAGAAAGAGAAACTAACCCTGACTCAGAATTTTTAAAAGAAATAAAGAACCACATAAGAAGTTACGAAGAAGTTGTAGATTATCTTCCAAACCAAGTTTATATAGGAAGAAAAACTCCTGAAGAGTTAAATACATTTCCTATGCCTTGGTATGAAATAAAAGATCAGAAAGGTGACCGTCACGGGAAATTTGGACAGATAGTTCCTCAGGATGAGTTCATTGCAATGTTGAAAATAGTAGATGCATTTGATCTGGTACATTTATCAGAAGAATTTATATCTGCAGTACGTCCAAAAATAGAAGCAAATTTCAAAGAATTGGAACCTTTCTTTGGACAGCTTAAAGGTGATGACATTAGCGAAATAGACCCTAAAGATTACACATTAACTCATGAAGGAAAAGTAGTAGGATATGTAAAAAGAGCTCATGACGTAGATCCAAACTTAAATTCACATGTAATGGCCGAAAATCTTGTAGTTAAAGCATCAGGAGTAATTTCAGCAATTGAAATGTTAAAAGATTCAAAAATAGATCCTACTGAAATTGATTATGTAATAGAATGTTCTGAAGAAGCATGTGGAGATATAAACCAGCGTGGTGGAGGAAACTTTGCAAAATCAATAGCTGAAATAGCGGGATTAGTAAATGCTACAGGTTCAGATTTACGTGGATTCTGTGCAGCACCTACACATGCATTGATAAGTGCTGCTTCGTATGTAAAAGCAGGAATTTATAAAAATGTAATGGTAGTTGCAGGAGGAGCAACAGCAAAATTAGGAATGAACGCAAAAGACCACATTAAAAAAGGAATACCTGTATTGGAAGATGTTTTAGGTGGATTTGCAGTACTTGTTTCTGAAAATGATGGAGTAAACCCTATAATAAGAACTGACTTAGTTGGAAAGCATAATGTTGGAACTGGTTCTTCTCCACAGGCTGTTATCTCAGCACTTGTAACACCAGGACTAGAAAAAGCAAATTTAAAAATAACAGATATAGATGTATTCTCAGTAGAAATGCAAAATCCTGACATAACAAAAGCTGCAGGAGCAGGAAATGTACCTGAAGCAAACTATAAAATGATAGGTGCATTGGCTGTAATGCGTGGAGACATTGAGAAAAAAGATCTTAAATCATTTATTGATACAAAAGGATTACCAGGATGGGCTCCAACACAAGGGCATATTCCATCAGGAGTACCTTATGTAGGATTCCTACGTGATGATCTGACTACAGGAAATAAAAACAGAGCAATGATAGTAGGAAAAGGAAGCTTATTCTTAGGAAGAATGACAAACTTATTTGATGGTGTTTCATTTATTGCTGAAAGAAATACTGGAGAGAAATCTGAAGAAGGAGCAGTTTCTAAAGAGGAAATAAGAAAAATAATAGCAGAATCAATTAAAAAACTTGCTCAAAATATCGCAGATACAGAAGAGTAG
- a CDS encoding MFS transporter → MATDNRAVKSEQIKKVERYRWVVWLILAITYVFVTFHRMSAGVVKSDLQKAFNIGAAQFANIGAMYFYAYFVMQIPSGILADKIGPKKTVFIFSIIAAVGSICFGLAPGLGVAYISRFLVGIGVSVVFVCLIKIQSRWFYSRNFALMIGFAGLAANLGAIIAQTPLVIAVSNFGWRNTFVYMGIIMIFFAVLTLLFVKDDPTDIGLPGMDEIENRPRVAVNLNVAQALKSVLSNPRTWTISLVYIGLYTGYTVFLGTFGVSFLMEIYSITKIEAANYIISAVVGSAISGLVIGYLSDKFKNRKSILIASSVATLVLWVILIYVKLPLSLLTIYLFVFGFVMTAFTLCWTVGNEVNDRRLSGIATGIVNCIGFLGAAIVPVVMGNILDANKNIPEVGYKKAYLILIVLVAVSAIFSFFTTETHASNVYEESK, encoded by the coding sequence ATGGCGACAGACAATAGAGCGGTTAAAAGTGAACAGATAAAAAAAGTAGAAAGATATAGATGGGTTGTATGGCTTATACTTGCAATAACTTATGTATTTGTAACTTTTCATAGAATGAGTGCAGGAGTTGTTAAAAGTGATTTGCAGAAAGCCTTTAATATAGGTGCTGCACAGTTTGCAAATATTGGAGCAATGTATTTTTACGCGTATTTCGTAATGCAGATACCTTCGGGAATACTTGCAGATAAAATAGGACCTAAAAAGACAGTATTTATATTTTCAATAATAGCTGCAGTTGGATCTATATGCTTTGGGCTTGCTCCAGGTTTAGGAGTGGCTTATATTTCAAGGTTTTTAGTAGGTATTGGAGTATCAGTAGTATTTGTATGTTTGATAAAAATACAATCACGTTGGTTTTATTCAAGAAACTTTGCACTTATGATTGGTTTTGCAGGACTTGCGGCAAATCTAGGTGCTATAATAGCACAAACACCATTAGTTATAGCAGTAAGTAATTTTGGTTGGAGAAATACTTTTGTATATATGGGAATAATCATGATCTTCTTTGCTGTACTTACACTCCTATTTGTAAAAGATGACCCTACAGATATTGGACTGCCAGGAATGGATGAAATTGAAAACAGACCTCGTGTAGCAGTAAATTTAAATGTAGCACAAGCTCTTAAATCTGTATTATCAAATCCGAGAACATGGACTATATCACTAGTATATATTGGTTTATATACAGGATATACAGTGTTTTTAGGAACATTCGGAGTATCTTTCCTAATGGAAATCTATTCAATTACAAAAATAGAAGCGGCGAATTATATTATATCCGCTGTTGTTGGATCAGCAATAAGTGGACTTGTTATAGGATATTTATCAGATAAATTTAAAAATAGAAAATCCATACTAATAGCTTCATCTGTTGCCACATTAGTGCTTTGGGTAATACTTATATATGTTAAATTACCTTTAAGCTTATTGACAATATATTTATTTGTATTTGGATTTGTAATGACAGCATTTACACTTTGCTGGACAGTTGGAAATGAAGTTAATGACAGGAGACTTTCTGGAATAGCAACAGGAATAGTAAACTGTATAGGTTTTTTAGGAGCAGCAATAGTACCTGTTGTAATGGGAAATATACTTGATGCAAACAAAAATATTCCTGAGGTAGGATATAAAAAAGCTTACCTGATACTTATAGTTTTAGTGGCAGTAAGTGCTATTTTCTCTTTCTTTACTACAGAAACGCATGCAAGTAATGTATATGAAGAAAGTAAATAA
- a CDS encoding co-chaperone YbbN produces the protein MLELNKDNFEAEVLQAEGYVFVDFWSQGCEPCKALMPEVHKLAEKYDGKMKFAALDTTSARRLAIKQRVLGLPTLAVYKDGEKIDEVTKDDATIENVEALIKKYI, from the coding sequence ATGTTAGAATTAAACAAAGACAACTTTGAAGCCGAAGTATTGCAAGCTGAAGGATATGTATTTGTGGATTTTTGGAGCCAAGGATGTGAACCATGTAAGGCTTTAATGCCTGAAGTTCATAAGCTTGCTGAAAAATATGATGGTAAAATGAAATTTGCAGCACTGGATACTACATCAGCAAGACGTCTGGCTATCAAACAAAGAGTTTTAGGATTACCTACATTAGCTGTCTATAAAGATGGTGAAAAAATTGATGAAGTAACAAAAGATGATGCGACTATAGAAAATGTAGAGGCATTAATCAAAAAATATATTTAA
- a CDS encoding M20 family metallopeptidase: protein MLDKVKKYEDYIISLRRRLHENPELSCQEFNTKKLVLEELKKLNFEIKEIRDGTSIIAVLKGGKPGKTIALRADFDALPIIEQSDVEFKSKNHGVMHACGHDAHTAMLLGAANVLSEMRDEINGEIRFFFQEGEEIFAGAKKIIAAGGMEGVNACFGMHGMPQPTGTVNIEPGYRLSGCDTIYVKFEGVSGHGSAPHLAKDTIHPACLFVTDIQSVITKNINPQEAVVVSVGKFTGGTKANIISKYAEVEMSMRYFNPDARKAVHEGIKRHAKAIADAYEITAEVEIEESTLSLCNDKDMVELANKSAEKILGKGCNIPTQRPMASEDMSYYFQHAKGVYAFVGYKNEEKGSIYFPHHEKFKLDEDYFKYGAALFVQFALDYLNSNL, encoded by the coding sequence ATGTTAGATAAAGTAAAAAAATACGAAGATTATATAATTAGTTTAAGACGTAGATTACATGAAAATCCTGAATTAAGCTGTCAGGAGTTCAATACAAAAAAATTAGTTCTTGAAGAACTTAAAAAGCTTAATTTTGAAATAAAGGAAATACGAGATGGTACAAGTATCATTGCAGTTTTAAAGGGTGGAAAACCTGGAAAAACAATAGCTTTGAGAGCGGATTTCGACGCATTACCCATTATTGAGCAGTCTGATGTTGAATTTAAATCAAAAAATCATGGAGTTATGCATGCATGCGGTCATGATGCACATACAGCAATGTTGCTTGGAGCAGCAAATGTACTTTCTGAAATGAGAGACGAAATAAATGGTGAGATAAGATTCTTTTTTCAGGAAGGTGAAGAAATATTTGCAGGAGCAAAAAAAATAATTGCTGCAGGAGGAATGGAAGGTGTAAATGCATGCTTTGGAATGCATGGTATGCCTCAACCTACAGGAACTGTAAATATTGAACCAGGCTATAGACTTTCAGGATGTGACACAATATACGTCAAGTTCGAAGGTGTATCTGGACATGGTTCAGCACCACATCTTGCAAAAGATACAATACATCCTGCGTGTCTCTTTGTAACAGACATTCAGTCAGTGATAACAAAAAATATAAACCCTCAGGAAGCTGTGGTAGTTTCTGTAGGAAAGTTCACTGGTGGAACTAAAGCAAATATTATTTCAAAGTATGCTGAAGTTGAAATGTCAATGAGATATTTTAATCCTGATGCAAGAAAAGCTGTTCATGAAGGAATTAAAAGACATGCAAAAGCTATTGCAGATGCGTATGAAATAACAGCAGAAGTAGAAATTGAAGAAAGCACTTTAAGTCTATGCAATGACAAGGATATGGTAGAACTTGCAAATAAATCTGCTGAAAAGATACTTGGAAAAGGTTGTAACATACCTACACAAAGACCAATGGCATCAGAAGATATGTCATATTATTTTCAACACGCAAAAGGTGTGTATGCTTTCGTAGGATATAAAAATGAGGAAAAAGGAAGTATATATTTCCCTCATCATGAAAAGTTCAAGCTGGATGAAGATTATTTTAAATATGGAGCTGCGTTGTTTGTGCAATTTGCACTAGATTATTTAAATAGTAATTTGTAA